A stretch of Carnobacterium iners DNA encodes these proteins:
- a CDS encoding DUF1576 domain-containing protein, giving the protein MIAVSEERKKFPELSQKKMYFLFTVFALSFGVLAFLFNSPQEIWTGFWIIMSSPATLLTDYIELANAGAAFLNVSIMTLESLLLVRMCKAKINGPVIAGILIITGFSFFGKNFYNSLPIILGAFGFAKVTQIPLEKSLLAALFGTALSPLVSELSFGQELPLSIGIFLGSLSGFIAGFLLPPLARHVITFTKGFSLYNIGFVCGLIGTVFTSIMRNFGREVESVSILASGYNFPFSLFLLVLFTCMILIGLIVNKGDLKGLKEILSRSGQLSTDYIEIGGVGATFFNMGLLGIISTIYILLLGGELNGPVLGGIFCIVGFGAFGKNIKTIVAPMLGATVMSYFTLYEIQDTNVLISILFVTSLSPIAGHYGAIAGFIAGALHLTLVVNIGFLHGGINLYNNGFAAGLVAAILVPFLEALHYRKVGHELLDQEINPADEVKLN; this is encoded by the coding sequence TCTGAAGAAAGAAAAAAATTCCCCGAATTATCCCAAAAAAAAATGTATTTTCTATTTACTGTTTTCGCTTTATCCTTTGGTGTGCTAGCTTTTTTATTCAATTCTCCACAAGAAATATGGACTGGCTTTTGGATAATTATGAGCTCTCCAGCAACTTTATTAACCGACTATATCGAATTAGCTAATGCAGGAGCAGCTTTTTTAAATGTCTCCATTATGACATTGGAATCGCTACTCCTCGTGCGAATGTGTAAAGCTAAAATTAATGGCCCTGTCATTGCTGGAATACTTATTATCACAGGATTTTCTTTCTTTGGTAAAAATTTCTACAACTCTTTACCCATTATTTTAGGAGCTTTCGGTTTTGCAAAAGTTACTCAGATTCCTTTAGAGAAGTCCTTGCTTGCAGCACTTTTCGGAACAGCGTTGAGTCCACTAGTAAGCGAACTTAGCTTTGGACAAGAACTTCCTCTTTCTATTGGTATTTTTCTAGGTAGTCTATCTGGATTTATTGCTGGCTTTTTATTGCCTCCACTTGCACGTCACGTTATCACTTTTACCAAAGGTTTCAGTCTGTATAACATCGGATTCGTTTGTGGATTAATAGGAACGGTCTTTACTTCTATTATGAGGAATTTCGGACGTGAAGTAGAAAGTGTGTCTATCCTTGCCAGTGGTTATAATTTCCCTTTTTCTCTTTTTTTACTCGTTCTTTTCACCTGCATGATTCTGATAGGCCTTATCGTTAATAAGGGAGATTTAAAAGGGTTAAAAGAAATTTTGAGCCGTTCTGGTCAACTTTCAACTGATTATATTGAAATAGGTGGAGTCGGTGCGACTTTTTTTAATATGGGATTATTGGGTATCATTTCTACTATATATATATTACTTCTAGGTGGAGAATTAAATGGACCTGTTTTAGGTGGAATTTTTTGTATCGTCGGTTTTGGTGCATTTGGTAAAAATATTAAAACAATAGTAGCACCTATGTTAGGCGCTACTGTCATGTCTTACTTTACTCTTTATGAAATCCAAGATACGAATGTTTTAATTTCTATTCTTTTTGTTACATCACTTTCGCCTATTGCTGGTCATTATGGTGCAATTGCTGGTTTTATTGCAGGTGCTCTTCATCTTACTTTAGTAGTCAATATCGGTTTTCTACATGGCGGTATCAATCTTTATAATAATGGATTCGCAGCTGGTTTAGTCGCTGCTATTCTTGTTCCATTCCTAGAAGCTCTTCATTATCGCAAAGTAGGTCATGAATTACTGGATCAAGAAATTAACCCCGCTGATGAAGTTAAGTTAAATTAA